The genomic DNA TTAAAAGGTTCAATAGGTTTAGAATTAATTGTTAATCCACTAATAAAAGAAAAAAAAGATTTATTGATAGAAAAAATAAAAAATATTGAAGAAATTAAAGAAAAAAATAATATTTTAAACAAAAAAATTAAAGAGTTAGAAAATAATCAATCTAATAAAATTGATTTTGCGGTTATTATTAATGAAATTTTAAACAATTTAGATGTTGGGATAAATTTAGAACTAACAAATAATAACTATACTTTAAAAAACACAAAAATGGATAAAGAGTTAGAGATAAATGATATAAGCGATGGGGAAAAAAACTTACTAGCAATCTTATATTTTTATATTGAATTATTTGAAGACATTAATCAAACTGAGGTTAAAAAAAATATTGAACTTGTTGTTATAGATGATCCAATATCTAGTGTGGATGATTTAAATAAAATGTATATTCTAAGTATTTTAAAAGAAATTTTATCATATCCAAATTATCAATTATTTATCTTAACTCATGTTTGAGATGATTTTTGTAATCTTTCTTACACATTCATGAGAGATGAAAAAGTTTCTCTATTTGAAGTGAAAAAAAGTAATAATAAAAGTTACGTTCAAATCATAAAAAATAAAAAAATAAAATTACCTTATAAATATGATTTTAAAGAGATATATGATTTTTCAAAAGAAAATGATATATCAAACTTATCAAAAAATAATTATTTTTATTATCCAAATGTAATGAGAAGAATTATAGAACATTTTTTAAGTTTTAAATATTCTGAAGAAGTACCAGCAAATTCAAAAAATTTTAATAAAATAAAAAAAATTTTGCTCTTTAAGTCTGATAACCCAAATGATAAAAAAAACCTTGAGGTATTATTAAATGTTTGCAATATTTATTCTCATAAATATCAAAGAAATCCTAATGAAATCTTATCATCAGCAAAATTTTTAATGAAAGTAATTAAAAATGTAGATGAAAATCATTTTAATGAAAATAAACAATAGTATATCTCTTAAATTATAGAAACTACTTTAAAACATTTTATGGTATAATCATAAATATTTAGAGGTGAATATTTATGGCTAAAAAAAGATCTATTTATAATAAATCAAGACTATATTTAGAAATTGCATCTAATGGTCAAATTACTCATAAAGCTCATTATGATTATTTAAAAATAATTTTTAATACTTGTAGTGAAAAACATAAAAAGTTTTTTTATGATGCAAATATAGTTAATCATGATACTGGAAATTTAATTAAAAGAGATTTTATTGATCAAGATACAACTTATAAAATTTTTACTCAATTTAACAATATTGGAATGTTAGAAAGAGCAGATGAAATAAATTATATTGATATCAATGATTTTGATTACAAAAAGAAATTTTAATTTCTTTTTTTATTTGAAAGGATAACATATGAGAAAAATAAATATAATTTTATTTGAACCAGAAATTGCCAATAATGTTGGTGCTATTATGAGAACTTGTGCGTTAACAAATGCAAAACTTCATTTAATTGAACCATTTGGTTTTATATTTGATAGAAGAAATTTTGCAAGAACAAGCGCTAATAATTTTGAAGGTTGTGAATATGTAAAATATGAAGATTGACAAGATTTTGTTGATAAAAATCCAAATGTAAACATTTTTTTTATGACAAGATATGGTAAAAAACCGATAAGTGATTTTAATTTCAAAGAAATAAACGATGAAGTATTTATAATGTTTGGAAAAGAATCAACTGGAATTGATAAAGAAATATTAAAAAATAATCTTTCAAGATGTTTTAGAATTCCTATGGTAGAAACAGGAAGAAGTTTAAATATTGCAAATTCTGTAGGTATAGCCACTTATGAAGTACTAAGACAATGAGATTATTTAGATTTAAGTAAAGTTGAAGTAGAAAAAGGAGAAGATTACTTGGAAAAATAGTTTTCTTTTTTTATTTCTATATAATAAATAACAAGGTGGGAAATAAAAATGAAATTTAGTGATTTTGGGTTTAAAAAGTTTATAAATGATGCTTTAGATGAAAAGGGATTTAAAGAGCCAACAAGTATACAAAAAAAGGTAATACCTTTATTAAAAAAGCATAAAAGCGTTATTGCTCAATCTCACACTGGTACTGGAAAAACACATGCATTTTTATTACCAATTTTAAATAACTTAGATTATGAAGTAAATAAAGTACAAGCTTTAATAATAACCCCAACAAGAGAACTTGCAAGACAAATATTTGCAAATACAAAAGAAATGTTAAAACATAATAATAAAGCAACTGTTGCTTTTTTTGTTGGTGGAGAAGCTTTTGAAAAACAAGCATCTTCATTAAAAAATAAGCAACCAATGATTGTAATTGGAACACCAACCAAATTAAAAAGCCTATATGAAAGCAATCTATTACAATTAACAACAACAAACTATGTTGTAATCGATGAATGTGATATGATTTTTGATCTTGGTTTTATTGATGATCTTGATTATATGCTTGCAAAAATGAATAATGATACAAATATTAGTTTATTTTCAGCAACAATTGCAAATGGATTAAAACCATTTTTAACTAAGTATTTGTCAAAATCTATTTTCATTGAAAATATTGATAAAAAACCAACAAATGAAAATATTGAACACATTTTAATTTGAACTAAAAACAAAGAAAATAAAGAAGTTTTAAAATTAATTGTAGAATCAATAAATCCTTATATTGTTATAGTTTTTGTTAATAAAAAAGATCAAGTAAAAGAAGTGATTGGTTGATTAAAAGATTTTGGTATAAAAAATATTGGAGAGCTTCATGGTGATTTAGATCCAAGACAAAGATCAATAATGCAAAAAAGAATTCAAAATATGGAATTTAGATGAATTGTTGCTAGCGATATTGCTGCTAGAGGAATTGATATTGATGGAGTAAGCCATGTAGTTTCAATTGATTTGCCAAAAGATTTAGAATATTATATTCATAGAAGTGGAAGAACAGGTAGAAATCAATATTTAGGAAAAAGTTATGTTCTTTTTAACTCAACAAATCAACATCTAATTGATACTTTAAAATCTAAAAAAATAGAGTTTAAAAATATGAAATTAGCAAATAATCAATTAGTTGATATCATTGAAAGAAAAAAAAATAAAGTTATAAATCCTAATAATCCAGGGGTTTTAGAAGAACAAAAAATAATAAATCGTTTTAAAAAACAACCTATAAAACCTGGTTATAAGAAAAAAAGAAAATTAGAGATTGAAAAAGTTAAAAAAGATATAAGGAGAAAACACATTAAAGAGTCAATAGCAAAAATTAAAAAAGCTAAGTATAAAAAAAGAAGAGAAGAGTTATTTGATTAAAAAATAGATTGGATTATAAAGTAATGGGAATTTTGGTTAAAATATTTTTATCTTGATCGTGCTTATATACAAATGTTGTACCAACAACAAATTTTTTGGTTAAACAATTTGCAACTTCCGAAGAAACAAATGTTAAAGATGGTGATAATCAAAAAGTTGAATATAAATATAATAGTTTTTTAACTGATGACAAAATAAAAAGCACTAATATTACAGAAAACTGATTGATGTATTCAGGAAGAATTTTAAAATATTACTATGCAAACTATATAACTGGTTTAACTCAAAATATAGTTGGAGAAATTCAAGAAATATTAACTGTTAAAAAAGAAGAAAGTCCAACTGAATCAGATACTCAAGAAGATAAAACAAGTAAATTAGAAAAAATAGAATTTTATAGAAGTTTATTTATTCAAAATCTAATTGGAAGTACTTTGAATATTAGTATATATGGGGCTTCATCGGATAATGAGTTTTTTGCAGAAGCTTTTTCTAAATGATTGCAAACACCAAGAGAACTAATGAACAAAAGTTGATATATAACAAATAACTTCTTTTGTAATGTTTTACCAATGTTAATGAAAAATGGTGATACTTTACAAAATAAAACAAAAACTATCATAAATTGAATTAATGGTCAAAATAAATCAAATGAATATGATATTTCATTAAAAAGTCCTTTAAGTAATACGATTGATTTACATTATCAAAACAGTAACATTGGGTGAAAGTCAAGTGTTAATGGAGTTAACTATTTTGACCAAAGTATTTCAAAAATTATTCAACAATGTAAAATATTTGAACTTAAAGAAGATTCAAAATCAAAATTAAGATATTTATTAAATGATTGAATGAACGATTCATTCACTCCAGCACCAGATATTTCAATCGCTTTATTTGAGAGCTTTAATTCTCAACACTTTGGAGATTTTAAAAGCTTAGATTCATATTTACAAAATAGAACTATTGATGAAGCTGGTTATAGTACCGTTTGGTTTTCAAATATCTTGAGCTTCTTAAAAAAAGATTATGCACATAATTCAAAATTAGGAGATGATTATTTTGATTGAACAGATCAAAAAAAAGCAAGTTTTGAAAGTATTGTGACTCAGTTATTTAATTATTTATATTCAATCATCTCTAATGATGAAGGTTTATCAAACTTAATATCTGCATTTGTTGTAGCTGGAGATGAAAAATTAGTTGGAGATAAAAGTGACGGATTAGTTGCAGGATATACTTCAACAAGTTTTGTTAGAATGAGCAATAATAAATATTCTGTTAAAAGTTCTTATATTGTAATTTTGGCAAATGCTTTAACAATTAAAGACTATAATAGTGAATATTTATCTGGATTTTGATCTGCTCCAGATGAAATGCATGTTTTGGTTCATGAATTCGGACATGCACTTGACGGATATGGTGGTAAAGACGATTATTACCGAAGAACAAGTGAAGCAAATTCATCATATTATCCAGATTATTATGAAGGAAAATATGTTGGAGGATATGATAGCGTTAAAGTATCTGATTTAGAACTTTACTCAACATATGCAATTGCAGCAATTGCATTATTTGCTACATTATGTTTCTTATATGGATCAAATCGTATTAAAAAAGCTAGAAAATAAAAAGCAATATATTAATATTGCTTTTGTTATTTATCAATGTTTTGTTTATAATAAGTCTAGCTGATAAAAAAGGGAGAAATATTTTTATGGATATTACAGAAAGAATAAAAAAACTTATTGAAGCAATAAGTTATCAAGTTTATGAAAAAGAAGTCATTTTTAGACTTGCTATGCTTGCTTTATTAGGAGAAGAATCAATCTTCTTGTTAGGAAAACCAGGAATTGCAAAATCATTGATTTCACGTAGGATGAAATTTGCAATTAGAGGAGGAACAAATTTTGAGTATTTGATGAGTAAATTCTCAACTCCTGAAGAAATTTATGGACCAATTGATCTAAGACTTTTAAAAGAAGGTAAATATGTTAGAGTGGTTGATGGGTATTTGCCATCTTCTAACATTGGATTTTTAGATGAGATTTGAAAAGCTGGTCCAAGTATTCAAAATACGTTGCTAACAATCATTAATGAAAAAATCTTTAGAAATGGTGGAAAAGATATTAAAGTTCCATTGAAATTACTTATATCAGCTTCTAACGAATTACCAGCTGAAGGTGAAGGTTTAGAAGCTTTATTTGACCGTTTCATTATTAGATTTATTGCTGAAGGTTTAAAAAATGAAAATAACTTTGAACAACTTTTAGATGGAGAATCATCACTTGATGTTGAAGTTGATCCTAATTTACAAATCTCTCTTGAAGAACTTGAAATTTGAAAAAAACAATCAAAACAAGTTAGAGTGAGTCGTAAGTGCTTAGATTTCATCCATTATTTTAGAAAAAAAATAATTTTAGATACAAATGGAGAAGCTTATATTTCGGATAGACGTTGAAAAAAAATCTCTGGGTTAATGAAAACTAGTGCTTTTTATAATGGTAGAGGTGAAACGGATATTCCTGATTTATTTGTTATCCCATTTTGCATTTGAGATAATGAAGAGCAAGAAAAAGAATATACAAATATCTTTTATAAAGCATTTTTAGAGCAATTTGGTTTAGAGTGAAGAAATGAAAAAAGAAACTTATTAAACCAATTAGATACAATGAATGCTCAAATTGGACAAATTGAAGCTCAATTTTTAAGATTAACACCTTATGATTCGCCATTCAAAATGCAAATTAAAGGAACTTATTATTTAATTAATTTTACTGATGGACCAGAAGAATACCGTACTTGTTTTATTTCAGCAGCTGATTGAAATAAAATAAGTAATTTACCAAGTGAACCATTTGAAATTGATTTACATTTTGGACCAAATGTTAATAAATACAAAGGTACTCAAAAAATGCTTGTAAGAGCATACAAATCAGATCAAATTCTATTTGTAAATGAAAATAAAAAATATCAAATTCAAAATGATAATCCAATGGAATTTAATAACCAAATGATGACTATTGCTCAACAAGTTAGTCAACTTGAAGAACAAGTAAAAGAAGTAAGTAAAAAAATGTTTAAAGAATACAAAAAATACACAAGTATGAATTGTTTATTCTTTGAAGAGGTTTATAAAGAAAAAATTGCAGAAGCATTTGATACAGTTAAAAAATCAAGTGCTCCACAACAAGACGAAAATGTTGATATAAATGATGGAATGAATGAAATCAATGAAGTTCCATATAGCGAATTAGAAGTTGCGTATTAAGCGCACTTTTTAATATTGTTAGAAAATAGTAGGTGAAAATATGGAATTTGATGATTTTGAACCAGTAAATGAGATTAAAAGAGAACTTGAAAAATTAAGACAAAGAGATCTACACAATAGTGATTTTGCTTTATTTAAAAAAGAGCATGAATATGCAGCAGAACAGTTGGATGACAAAATCAACAATTTTTATAGCGCTTCACATTTATCGACAATTAAACAAATTAAACTTCCTGAACCAATAAGAAAAGAAATTATTTATTATAACTATGTTTCTGAAAAATTTGACGAGGTTGATTTTGCAAAAAAATTAAACTTAATAAGACAAAAATTAATTGAATTTGATTCACCATTTGAAACTTATATTGATACAATGCAATGAAAAATTGACAATGGTTGATTTGAATTAAAAGGAAGAGATTGATTAACTGAATTTTTTAGAACTTGAACATTTATGTTAACTAAAAGAGTTTTAGACTATCGTATGAAAACTGTTGAAGATTTAAGATATAACTATTTAGTTGAAATTTATAGTATTATTAAAAACTATGGAAAATATGCAAAAATCTATAAAACTATGTATGATGTCTTTGGAAAAATAGCAGAAGTCGATGATGAATTAAGAAATCAAAATATTGAATCAATTTCTCGTTTTGCAGAGTTTTTATATAAAGATCCAAGTATTTTAAGAATTGCTGAGCTATTGGGTAGACTTAATGGTGAAGATGATTTGATGGAAATTAACATTACTGAACAAATTGTTACTTATCCTACAAAAGTAAAATTACCTTATAACCCTGAAGAATTGGTTGGAGTAACTATTTCAAAAGATATCGAAAGACTTTTACCAATGGAATTAGCCAATTTATTTGATCCAGAACTTGAAATAGTATTTTATAAAAAATTTGTAGAATCTCAATTACAAGCTTTTTTATTTGAATCAAATGAAACTATTATAGAACATGAAGTTGAAGAAGTTGAATATGAAGCTCCAATTCCTTTAGAACAAGGAAAATTTATAATTTGTATCGACACTTCTGGATCAATGGAAGGTTCAGGAGAATATATTGCAAAAGCATTAGCGATAGCTGTTGCAAAAGTTGCTTTAAAAGAACAAAGAGATTTGGTTTTTGTAAACTTTGCCAGTCAACATGTTGATGAATTTGAAATTAACGCAAGGCAGTTAAACATTCAAAAAATGTTAGAGTTTTTATCCAAATCATTTTATGGTAGAACTAATGCTAAACCCGCTTTTCAAAAAGTTGTTCAAAAAATGACAACAGAAGAATTTAAAAGAGCAGATTTATTGATGATTTCTGATTTTATGATGGATGCTATTCCAGATGATACAAGAGTTCAAATAGCAGATTTAAAAGATAATTATAATCGTTTTCATTCACTTGTTATTGGAACAATGCCGAATGTTGAAACTCAAGATATCTTTGATAATGTTATGTATTATGACCCAAATGATCCATTTGCAACAACTCAAATAGTTAAATCTTTAAATGAAACTTTAAGAGATTTAAGAGAATTAAAAGATGAAGAAGCAGCTTATCGTGATGAACAAATTGCTGAACTTAATAAAGTTAGAGATAAAAAACGTTTTAGAGATAAACATTTAGATTCTCCAAAAGCTAAAAAACTTGAAAAGAAAAAACAAAAAGAAAAAGAATTAATTGAAAAAAGAAACAAAATAATGGAAAGTAATAGTGAAGGAAATTAACAAATGGAAGTTAGAGAAAGAGCTGATTTTATCATTTTATATTTTGACAAAAATGAAGATATTATTGTAGAACTTGAAAAAGTAGTTCGTGAATATATGATAATTGAAGCAAAAGTAACAGGTAGTGGTTATTTAAATAGATTAGAATATGGGGTTTTAACTCAATCAGATCCAATTTTTTTCTCCAAATATTTAGTTGATAAATTATTAACAGTTACAAATTTTCATGGCAGAATTTTAGAAAGAGAATTATCATTAATGGTTAATGCAATTGATAGTGATAATGTTATTCATAGCGGAAAAGTCTTTTCGACAAATACAGAAATTGATTTAATTTTAACCTTAGAAGTTTTAAGAACAGAGTAATTTTCATTTTAAAATTATTTTTAATTCCAAAAAATAGTTTTATAAGCGAGATTAATAAATTTAAATAAGTTAATATATAAATAGTACTTATATAAAGAGGCGATTAAATGATTCAACAACAGTATCAATACCCACCACAATACCCGCAACAACAAATGCCACCACAAAAACCTGTGAGGGTTAAAATTAAGAGAAGAAGACGAGTAATTTTTCGTGGTTGAATTAGACGTTTTTTAGCCTTTTTTTTGTTATTTACAACAATCTTATATACATTTGGATCTTTTGTATTAACAGTTCCTGGAATGGGATTAGAATCACAAAAGTTTATTAAAGATATTGAACAAAAAACTTTAAATTTATTTCCACAAGGAAAATATGTGATAACAGCTTATAAAACTGATGATGAAAAAGATCGAAAACCAGAAAATGAAACTGGTTTATATGAAATTGCAGCAGATTCTTCTGTAAGAATGAGTTTTGTAAACGATATTGTTTCTGCAATTGATTTTAATGATGGTGCAATGCTTAAAAATAAAGATATGTATGAGCAATTTGCAAATGATTGATATAAAGAATATTGAAGTAGTAAAATTGATAATAAAGAAGATATTGATCTTCATGATGTTGCTGTTGATTTAATTAAATTTGATAAAGCAGCAGCGGCAAAGTTTTTCTTATATGGTTATACAAATGTTGGTATCAAATGAATGGTTAAGAAAAATGGTATAAAAGAACTTTATTCTAAAGATGTTTATAGAGAAGTTACAAAACAACAAACTGTTGTAAATCAAAGTTTATATGAAAGCAAAATGCAAACAAAAAGAGATTCATTGACAGGAGCGTTATCTGTAATTAAATCTCCAGGAACAAATTTAATAAATAATAAAATATGATTTATCAATCAACAAATCGAATCAATCAAATTAGCAATTAATAATAAATGATTACATAATCAAATAATAGGTCCAGTTATGGGAAGAATTTTTAAAGGTTCATTAACAGATAAAGATTTACCAAAAAAATTAACAATTGATGATTTATATTCACCTTGGTTCACTCAAGGATTAACTTGATTAAAATGAGGAACTTCTTTAATTTTTACTTGTATACTTATTCTTCCTTTGGGTTTAACTGCTTCTGGTTTTTTATTCAAAAGAGAGAGAGGTTATACTAAAAAAGAGAAAAAACAAAGAGCAAGAGCTAAAAAAGTTAAGTTTAAAGAATCTGTTGGTGGGCCAGTTGTTAATAATGTTACTGATAAAATTAATAAACCAGTTACACTATTGCAACCAAATCTTACAACGAACTCTACTCAAGTTCTATCAACACAAACTCTTAATAAAACACAAGTTATGCAAAAACCAGTTATTAATAATTCAAAAAATATAACTACAAAATCATTGAATCAAAATACTGGACAAATGAACAATAATCAAAGACCGTTAAATAACCAAATGCAAAATAATATGCAACGTCCAATGAATCAGATGCCTTATAACAACCAACAACTAAATCAGTTTAACAATCAAAGACCAACGAATCACCCAGTTGGACAAATGAACAATAATCAAAGACCGTTAAATAACCAAATGCAAAATAATATGCAACGTCCAATGAATCAGATGCCTTATAACAACCAACAACAAAATCAGTTTAACAATCAAAGACCAACGAATCACCCAGTTGGACAAATGAACAATTTTCAAAGACCGTTAAATAACCAAATGCAAAATAATATGCAACGTCCAATGAATCAGATGCCTTATAACAACCAACAACAAAATCAGTTTAACAATCAAAGACCAATGCAAACTCAAAATTTAAATAATTCAAATGTTAATCAAACATCAAATTTTGAAGATAATAATTAATTTCTAAATAAGGGGAGCGATAATATGAAAAAACTATTAAGTTTATTTTTAACTATATGTGCTAGTTCTGTTTTTGTTACCCAAATAGCATCATGCAATAAAAGACCATCAGCAGTTTTTGGGGATGACAATCCATTAAAAATAGGTTTAGAAATTGACCGAAAAAATGCAATTAAAGATAAAGATATCGATCAAAACTCTTATGGTGTTACAAATTATTATATTCTTGGAGATAGTTTAAGTGATGTTGATGGATTAACAACTTATATGGGAACCAAATTATCAATATCAAACTTAAAAATTAATTTTAAATTTGATGGAGACTTTAGTTGAAACTTTGATAATGTCGATGAATTTT from Spiroplasma tabanidicola includes the following:
- a CDS encoding tRNA (cytidine(34)-2'-O)-methyltransferase, which gives rise to MRKINIILFEPEIANNVGAIMRTCALTNAKLHLIEPFGFIFDRRNFARTSANNFEGCEYVKYEDWQDFVDKNPNVNIFFMTRYGKKPISDFNFKEINDEVFIMFGKESTGIDKEILKNNLSRCFRIPMVETGRSLNIANSVGIATYEVLRQWDYLDLSKVEVEKGEDYLEK
- a CDS encoding DEAD/DEAH box helicase, with amino-acid sequence MKFSDFGFKKFINDALDEKGFKEPTSIQKKVIPLLKKHKSVIAQSHTGTGKTHAFLLPILNNLDYEVNKVQALIITPTRELARQIFANTKEMLKHNNKATVAFFVGGEAFEKQASSLKNKQPMIVIGTPTKLKSLYESNLLQLTTTNYVVIDECDMIFDLGFIDDLDYMLAKMNNDTNISLFSATIANGLKPFLTKYLSKSIFIENIDKKPTNENIEHILIWTKNKENKEVLKLIVESINPYIVIVFVNKKDQVKEVIGWLKDFGIKNIGELHGDLDPRQRSIMQKRIQNMEFRWIVASDIAARGIDIDGVSHVVSIDLPKDLEYYIHRSGRTGRNQYLGKSYVLFNSTNQHLIDTLKSKKIEFKNMKLANNQLVDIIERKKNKVINPNNPGVLEEQKIINRFKKQPIKPGYKKKRKLEIEKVKKDIRRKHIKESIAKIKKAKYKKRREELFD
- a CDS encoding AAA family ATPase → MDITERIKKLIEAISYQVYEKEVIFRLAMLALLGEESIFLLGKPGIAKSLISRRMKFAIRGGTNFEYLMSKFSTPEEIYGPIDLRLLKEGKYVRVVDGYLPSSNIGFLDEIWKAGPSIQNTLLTIINEKIFRNGGKDIKVPLKLLISASNELPAEGEGLEALFDRFIIRFIAEGLKNENNFEQLLDGESSLDVEVDPNLQISLEELEIWKKQSKQVRVSRKCLDFIHYFRKKIILDTNGEAYISDRRWKKISGLMKTSAFYNGRGETDIPDLFVIPFCIWDNEEQEKEYTNIFYKAFLEQFGLEWRNEKRNLLNQLDTMNAQIGQIEAQFLRLTPYDSPFKMQIKGTYYLINFTDGPEEYRTCFISAADWNKISNLPSEPFEIDLHFGPNVNKYKGTQKMLVRAYKSDQILFVNENKKYQIQNDNPMEFNNQMMTIAQQVSQLEEQVKEVSKKMFKEYKKYTSMNCLFFEEVYKEKIAEAFDTVKKSSAPQQDENVDINDGMNEINEVPYSELEVAY
- a CDS encoding PCC domain-containing protein, encoding MEVRERADFIILYFDKNEDIIVELEKVVREYMIIEAKVTGSGYLNRLEYGVLTQSDPIFFSKYLVDKLLTVTNFHGRILERELSLMVNAIDSDNVIHSGKVFSTNTEIDLILTLEVLRTE